One genomic region from Halobacteriovoraceae bacterium encodes:
- a CDS encoding CBS domain-containing protein, producing MTKNPVVIAPDDLAFNALEKMEKREKQIDILPVVDSNNKFYGFIRLHDLMKEGFL from the coding sequence ATGACAAAAAATCCTGTCGTTATTGCTCCAGATGATCTCGCATTTAATGCTCTAGAGAAAATGGAAAAAAGAGAAAAGCAAATTGATATTTTACCGGTTGTAGATTCGAATAACAAATTTTATGGTTTTATCCGTCTTCATGATCTCATGAAAGAAGGCTTTCTATAG
- a CDS encoding prepilin-type N-terminal cleavage/methylation domain-containing protein — protein sequence MNNKGVTLLEMTITTALVGIVMFVAVSMYKNTFNLIRSVDTESTMDDLDYTLSIKIHRFKRSFDLQNYDSAYTYHIIPYKDGDSTFNFLHDPQNFRQYSDIAKVGYDFYGSGSPKTNPIVIAGVPETIADVINRLWPTKEEMKRRNLTRQQKRAIKQAQDPTINWYIFNPEIIPGTNIFMDSTTLKIDKDVNGETQEEFLISRCLKKSDYNTTTLSLSDAKTIIELPYRPYLMGTNNKRKFLVKCCPGGQMYAQCSDYNDYAPSIFYVVKKGINETISKYPGENELKFSYGAAFNTLLQNTNVGEAQSDPYIIRFAIMDNECSRDEILNSTSKSCNIENDKGRFLTAESPMVIYDPSDGGLQ from the coding sequence ATGAATAACAAAGGCGTTACCCTACTTGAAATGACGATAACGACAGCACTCGTGGGTATTGTCATGTTTGTTGCTGTATCTATGTATAAGAATACTTTCAATCTGATTAGATCTGTCGATACAGAATCTACTATGGATGACCTAGATTACACTCTATCTATAAAAATTCACAGATTCAAAAGATCTTTTGACCTTCAAAATTATGACTCTGCATACACCTATCATATAATTCCCTATAAGGATGGTGACTCTACTTTTAATTTTTTACATGATCCGCAGAATTTTAGACAATACTCTGATATTGCAAAGGTTGGATATGATTTTTACGGATCAGGAAGTCCTAAGACAAATCCAATCGTCATTGCTGGTGTTCCAGAGACAATAGCTGATGTGATTAATCGTCTCTGGCCTACGAAAGAAGAAATGAAAAGAAGAAATTTAACAAGGCAACAGAAAAGGGCAATTAAACAAGCACAAGATCCAACTATCAATTGGTATATTTTTAACCCTGAAATTATACCTGGAACAAATATTTTTATGGATAGTACAACATTAAAAATTGACAAGGATGTCAATGGAGAAACACAGGAAGAGTTTTTGATCTCTCGATGTTTGAAGAAAAGTGATTACAACACAACAACTTTATCCCTGTCAGATGCAAAAACAATAATAGAATTGCCTTATAGACCTTATTTAATGGGTACAAATAATAAAAGAAAATTTCTAGTGAAATGTTGTCCGGGCGGTCAAATGTACGCACAATGCAGTGATTATAATGATTATGCTCCTTCAATTTTTTATGTTGTTAAAAAGGGTATTAACGAAACTATTTCTAAATATCCAGGCGAAAATGAACTCAAATTTTCATATGGAGCAGCATTTAACACGTTGCTTCAAAATACAAATGTTGGAGAAGCACAATCCGATCCTTATATAATCAGGTTTGCTATTATGGATAATGAATGTTCACGTGATGAAATTCTTAATAGCACCTCTAAAAGTTGTAACATTGAAAATGACAAGGGTAGATTTTTAACAGCGGAATCTCCAATGGTTATTTATGACCCCAGTGATGGGGGACTTCAATAG
- a CDS encoding TraR/DksA family transcriptional regulator, which yields MDDKKLNEYKELLLQHKMRILNGDQFKHKDDLFVAQEDLPDEADLAASVISQQVTFNLRHREMMKLRAIEEALMRIEEGEFGHCEECGESIGEKRLKNQPWTILCITHAEEKEREESQIQRYVGQ from the coding sequence ATGGACGATAAAAAGTTAAATGAGTACAAGGAGTTGCTCCTCCAACACAAGATGAGGATTCTCAATGGTGATCAATTTAAGCACAAGGATGACTTATTTGTGGCCCAAGAGGATTTACCAGATGAAGCTGATCTAGCAGCTAGTGTCATTTCACAGCAAGTCACATTTAATTTACGTCATCGGGAAATGATGAAATTAAGGGCCATTGAAGAGGCCCTGATGAGGATTGAAGAAGGTGAATTTGGACATTGTGAAGAGTGTGGAGAGAGTATTGGAGAAAAAAGGTTGAAAAACCAACCCTGGACTATTCTTTGTATCACTCATGCTGAAGAGAAAGAAAGAGAAGAAAGTCAGATTCAAAGATACGTTGGACAGTAG
- the lnt gene encoding apolipoprotein N-acyltransferase, whose protein sequence is MYKFKYIDILLVIIGGILYSMGFPHLILPTNFIFAPIGVFCLYLSLNGEKRFSILLLKLYVFSLTIYQVGYYWIPYTLFEFGGIAIPFNYFLGPVFCIGIIPQWPGFFIIRHLIVRKINISPSPLIDAIGLTLFEMYFPQQFPTHLGHTWLNLAPYVGLAPLFGVSFFSFITYLFSFYFSQIQDIWKSNKNILLYSSLPLTLSLVACFLFPLKWASDQKLNIRMVQANIGNFVKVDSRKGGETSMSKVLNAYHSLSMMPSKLNLDLIIWPETAFPISLEHGQMLNSKNYIPPIFHQIVSQTDADLFIGGYDHVPDKAPNDLFESEWNATFLFKKKEDSAYLESFYHKIELIPFGETLPFGDLNEEVGQYIQNISYFARGKNFTLFETKKGHLFTAAICYEILFQNFIRKYLNSTDKQAHFIVNLTNDSWYGDSSEPWQHQFLSHWRALEFGRPVVRMTNTGVTSVLYPDGGQSQYLGVYQRDFLDIELNTKKVMEKTFFQKMGNLPLLIIFGFLIIVKFIIFRKKHILV, encoded by the coding sequence GTGTATAAATTCAAATATATAGATATTCTTTTAGTCATCATCGGAGGAATCCTTTACTCCATGGGCTTTCCACATCTAATACTTCCTACAAATTTTATCTTTGCTCCAATTGGAGTCTTTTGTCTGTATTTAAGTTTAAACGGTGAAAAAAGATTTTCTATACTTCTACTAAAACTTTACGTCTTTTCGTTAACTATATATCAAGTTGGCTATTATTGGATACCATATACACTCTTTGAGTTTGGAGGAATTGCTATACCCTTTAACTATTTTTTAGGCCCTGTTTTTTGTATTGGTATTATTCCCCAATGGCCGGGCTTTTTTATAATTAGACACTTAATTGTACGAAAAATTAATATCTCACCTTCTCCCCTAATAGATGCAATCGGACTAACTCTTTTTGAAATGTATTTTCCACAACAATTTCCGACTCATTTAGGACATACGTGGTTAAACTTAGCACCCTATGTAGGACTTGCCCCGCTCTTTGGAGTAAGTTTTTTTTCTTTTATTACCTATCTATTCTCTTTCTACTTTTCACAAATTCAGGACATATGGAAAAGTAATAAAAATATTCTTTTATATTCTTCTCTTCCTTTAACTCTTAGTCTTGTTGCCTGTTTTCTATTCCCACTCAAATGGGCCAGTGATCAAAAACTCAATATTAGAATGGTTCAGGCCAATATAGGAAATTTTGTAAAAGTTGATAGTCGAAAAGGTGGTGAAACTTCAATGAGTAAAGTCTTGAATGCTTATCACTCACTAAGCATGATGCCATCTAAACTTAACTTAGACCTCATTATCTGGCCAGAAACGGCATTTCCAATATCACTTGAACATGGTCAAATGCTGAATTCTAAAAATTATATTCCACCAATATTTCATCAGATTGTCTCTCAAACAGATGCCGATTTATTTATTGGTGGCTACGATCATGTTCCTGATAAAGCACCAAATGACTTATTTGAAAGTGAGTGGAATGCAACTTTTCTTTTTAAAAAGAAAGAAGATTCTGCATATCTTGAAAGTTTTTATCATAAGATAGAACTTATTCCTTTTGGAGAAACATTACCGTTTGGCGACCTTAATGAAGAAGTTGGCCAGTATATTCAAAATATTTCCTATTTTGCGAGGGGAAAAAACTTTACTCTTTTTGAAACTAAAAAAGGTCATCTCTTTACTGCCGCAATATGCTATGAAATTCTTTTCCAAAATTTTATTAGAAAATATTTAAACTCAACTGATAAGCAAGCTCATTTTATTGTGAATCTTACCAATGATTCTTGGTACGGAGATAGTTCAGAACCTTGGCAACATCAATTTCTCTCACATTGGAGGGCACTTGAGTTTGGGCGGCCTGTAGTGAGGATGACAAATACTGGTGTAACTTCTGTTCTCTATCCTGACGGAGGACAGTCTCAATATCTTGGAGTGTATCAGAGAGATTTTTTAGACATAGAGTTAAATACTAAAAAAGTCATGGAAAAAACTTTTTTTCAAAAAATGGGAAACCTTCCCCTTTTAATTATTTTTGGATTTCTTATAATTGTAAAGTTTATCATATTTCGAAAAAAACATATTCTTGTATAG
- a CDS encoding GNAT family N-acetyltransferase, translated as MKINDIIKEEYYIWNSVYQSKIFQDRFVAFNDSAYPDHHYWNTCFDSKFDFEVPNLKILNEINNHYNEINIKGFIVTIDKKYKNLKLGTDKYFYYKNSTDKNNIKNNKMISIESYISVEDFSKCVGIIFNFDGDFTSYFSNKMKILSHSARSKFYAIKYNGKLVGCFSLFSMNNTYDFLMNFGILPEYRGNDIGYETMKTISLLTDLPILTHTDSSKMMNSILPKSGFQYAGEAYFIPISNLI; from the coding sequence ATGAAAATAAATGACATTATAAAAGAAGAATATTATATATGGAACTCAGTTTATCAAAGTAAAATCTTTCAGGACAGGTTTGTTGCTTTTAATGATTCAGCATATCCTGATCATCATTATTGGAATACATGCTTTGACTCAAAATTTGATTTTGAAGTTCCAAACTTGAAAATATTAAATGAAATAAATAATCACTATAATGAAATAAATATTAAAGGTTTTATAGTCACAATTGATAAAAAATATAAAAATTTGAAACTAGGAACAGACAAATATTTTTACTATAAAAATAGTACCGATAAGAATAATATTAAAAACAACAAAATGATTTCTATTGAGAGTTATATTTCAGTCGAGGATTTTTCTAAATGTGTAGGTATCATTTTTAATTTTGATGGAGATTTCACTTCTTATTTCTCAAACAAGATGAAAATACTCTCTCATTCAGCTAGGTCGAAATTTTATGCTATAAAGTATAATGGAAAACTGGTTGGTTGTTTTAGCCTTTTCAGTATGAATAATACATATGATTTTCTAATGAATTTTGGAATACTTCCTGAGTATCGTGGAAATGACATTGGTTACGAAACAATGAAAACAATTTCTCTTTTAACTGATTTACCAATATTAACACACACTGATAGTAGTAAGATGATGAATTCAATTCTACCAAAAAGTGGATTCCAGTATGCAGGCGAAGCATATTTTATACCTATATCTAATTTAATATGA
- the mltG gene encoding endolytic transglycosylase MltG, whose translation MTKFRLLLFLVIAPILGVLLASFQIYYKIQVWSYNGPDIVFEVEKGETFGRINYRLGQQNLISSTKIFHRYAQFNGIMTSFKTGKFKIKTGSNMIDVVRILTKGTSIGNLITIPEGQNMYQIGDILESNRITSKKDFVSFCKDPQVLAKYSIEGPSVEGFLYPDTYQFEENTHAKIVIGTMIDHFFDKTKNLDFSILSLNKFQVITLASIVEKETGAPWERSLIAGVFHNRLKKRMRLQSDPTTIYGIWHRYKGNLTKNDLLQKTEYNTYKISGLPKGPISNPGLDAIEAVLNPKDHEFLYFVSQNDGTHIFSKTYKDHNRAVTKFQKTRENREGRSWRELSKKLGSDKVSGFDEEKNLE comes from the coding sequence ATGACGAAATTTAGATTACTGTTATTTTTAGTGATTGCTCCAATTTTGGGCGTGTTATTAGCATCTTTTCAAATCTATTACAAGATACAGGTTTGGTCTTATAATGGGCCAGACATTGTGTTCGAAGTAGAAAAAGGGGAAACATTTGGTCGAATCAATTACAGACTAGGCCAGCAAAATCTAATCTCGAGTACTAAGATCTTTCATCGATATGCTCAGTTTAATGGCATTATGACCTCTTTTAAAACCGGGAAATTTAAGATCAAAACAGGATCAAATATGATCGATGTCGTTAGGATTTTAACGAAAGGGACATCAATTGGAAACTTGATCACGATTCCAGAAGGCCAAAATATGTATCAAATTGGAGATATTCTAGAGTCAAACAGGATAACATCGAAGAAAGATTTTGTAAGTTTCTGCAAAGACCCACAAGTTTTAGCAAAATATTCTATTGAAGGCCCTTCTGTAGAAGGTTTTTTGTACCCTGATACGTATCAATTTGAAGAAAATACTCATGCAAAGATAGTTATAGGCACAATGATTGATCACTTTTTTGATAAAACCAAGAATTTAGATTTTTCAATATTATCATTGAATAAGTTTCAGGTGATTACTTTAGCTTCAATTGTTGAAAAGGAAACCGGAGCTCCGTGGGAAAGGTCATTAATTGCAGGTGTTTTTCATAATAGACTTAAAAAACGAATGAGGCTTCAGTCTGATCCAACTACAATATATGGAATATGGCACAGGTATAAGGGTAACTTAACTAAAAATGATCTACTTCAAAAAACTGAATACAATACTTACAAAATAAGCGGACTCCCTAAGGGACCTATTTCAAATCCAGGTCTGGATGCAATTGAGGCGGTTCTTAATCCTAAGGATCATGAATTTTTATATTTTGTGAGTCAAAATGACGGTACACATATTTTTTCAAAAACATATAAAGACCATAATAGAGCAGTGACTAAATTTCAAAAAACGAGGGAAAATCGTGAGGGACGATCTTGGCGAGAACTTTCTAAAAAGTTAGGCTCAGATAAAGTTTCAGGTTTTGATGAAGAAAAAAATCTAGAGTAA
- a CDS encoding MFS transporter encodes MDNNENRDLVINKKIILWGYFFSNCFCFLFPLYVIILSEAGFSKTNIIVSQSVTLFCLSFLMPFIGRLLDKDCSIKILTCNFVIMLFATLLILSEDFKSELIFIIPILILTTSVIGLVTMRTLEGVVSRIKIKNAVLNNYVVQNLSMAVSATLIYILSFSNRNTLLVLDLITTLIFTLFLIYISSSRVKSIRKDNANESLFRETFYYFYKHKREVVGLILIFSVAFSHLSSFPMLYIENGIDPKHAMSILLFVNTITVIIFSRIQARLSIDIHKFKYLFVATLFLSIGHVLVPFYLKSISGIAITTFIWTIGEALVFPIFTLIILEKFSTSNGGLASGTKDMVVKLSLSLAPIFSFLIFKISIIDFSSLMGISPILGFVFVVSGQNKIQNVKFTEARSI; translated from the coding sequence ATGGATAATAACGAGAATAGGGATTTAGTAATTAACAAAAAGATAATATTGTGGGGGTATTTCTTTTCAAATTGCTTTTGTTTTTTATTTCCCCTATACGTTATTATCCTCTCTGAGGCAGGATTCAGTAAAACTAATATTATAGTGTCTCAAAGTGTAACACTTTTTTGTCTAAGTTTTTTAATGCCATTTATTGGAAGGTTATTAGATAAAGATTGCTCAATAAAAATATTGACCTGCAATTTTGTGATTATGTTATTTGCTACATTGCTAATATTGTCAGAAGATTTTAAATCAGAGCTTATATTTATAATACCTATATTGATTCTTACTACAAGTGTAATTGGATTGGTGACAATGAGGACTTTGGAGGGCGTAGTAAGCAGGATAAAAATTAAAAATGCAGTTTTGAATAATTATGTTGTTCAGAATTTATCTATGGCCGTTTCAGCTACCTTAATATATATATTGTCTTTTTCTAACAGAAATACACTCTTAGTATTAGACTTAATTACAACCTTAATATTTACACTTTTTTTGATTTATATAAGTTCATCTAGAGTGAAAAGTATCAGAAAAGATAATGCAAATGAGAGTCTCTTTAGGGAAACATTTTATTATTTTTATAAGCACAAAAGAGAGGTCGTGGGTTTAATATTAATATTTTCTGTTGCATTTTCTCATTTATCCTCTTTTCCGATGTTATATATTGAAAATGGTATAGACCCGAAGCATGCAATGTCGATCCTCCTTTTTGTGAATACGATAACAGTAATAATATTTAGTAGAATTCAAGCAAGGCTATCAATAGATATTCACAAGTTTAAGTATCTTTTCGTTGCAACACTTTTCCTTAGTATTGGACATGTATTAGTTCCTTTTTATTTAAAATCTATATCTGGCATTGCTATTACAACTTTTATCTGGACGATTGGAGAGGCTTTAGTATTTCCGATTTTTACTTTAATTATTCTCGAAAAATTTTCAACATCAAATGGCGGACTAGCGAGTGGGACGAAGGATATGGTTGTTAAGTTATCATTATCACTCGCTCCAATATTTTCCTTCCTTATATTCAAAATTAGCATCATAGATTTTTCATCACTTATGGGCATTTCCCCTATACTTGGATTTGTTTTTGTTGTTTCAGGTCAGAACAAGATTCAAAATGTAAAATTTACTGAAGCAAGATCAATCTGA
- a CDS encoding GNAT family N-acetyltransferase, translating to MKDKKLDQIIKEKTDNSLEIALEENISLADIASNVLSSDRFRKFEKVRVILPNEIIQGKKIGTYDDVPYTQVTDARDFVINSLLDSYEGGRMPFMSSTEKEETRAILTGDKIPWNTVIFGKDHNSPLGLMVLGEVNMQDGPRKLIAWIWAAREINKSLKGQFRNSVLSMLQKNINNDIVAAIHLRNIKSLKFFHKLGFRPISIVKNK from the coding sequence ATGAAAGATAAAAAATTGGACCAAATTATAAAAGAAAAAACAGACAACAGTTTAGAAATTGCACTTGAAGAAAACATAAGTTTAGCCGATATTGCAAGCAATGTGTTATCAAGTGATAGATTTAGGAAGTTTGAAAAAGTTAGAGTCATACTACCAAATGAAATCATACAAGGAAAAAAAATTGGAACATACGATGATGTCCCTTATACTCAAGTCACGGATGCTAGAGACTTCGTTATAAATAGTCTGCTGGATTCTTATGAAGGTGGCCGTATGCCGTTTATGAGTAGCACTGAAAAGGAAGAAACTAGAGCTATCTTAACAGGAGATAAAATTCCGTGGAATACTGTTATTTTTGGAAAAGACCACAATTCTCCTTTAGGTCTTATGGTTTTAGGTGAAGTTAACATGCAAGATGGCCCCCGAAAATTAATCGCCTGGATTTGGGCGGCTCGTGAAATAAATAAATCATTAAAAGGACAATTCCGAAACTCAGTTTTAAGTATGTTGCAAAAAAATATTAACAACGATATTGTTGCGGCAATACATTTGCGTAATATTAAATCGCTGAAATTTTTTCATAAACTCGGTTTTAGACCTATATCAATCGTTAAAAATAAGTGA
- a CDS encoding S8 family serine peptidase produces the protein MRLKITTPIAKKLEIAIFLFLSVASVQAFVPKNQQTLQRAPEVDLRKAIDDFNTSVDLSPSYSKNDLPKKYLNWGLYGPTNSHINLLEGWKLFHNKGHQVVVAVIDTGVDIEQDHLKNNIVVKSGIISVRNYGKDFSQLNKSGQIVTSDEPKDTHGHGTHVSGIIKSIFPDVKLLPLKYYNPMASGKQSLDATIKALNYAVNNDVDIINYSGGGPQGSQEELEVLARARQKGILIVAAAGNEESNIDKESDHYYPASYGLDNIISVSAHNQSLKLIKASNYGQKSVDLSAPGDSINSSLVGNRSGTLTGTSQATAFVTGVAALIKANYPQATAKQLKDIIRSSAKVEPGLIGKSASNGRLDVASALRFSQTYFEGEELKKRQLATEKFNKRSRGPGSIIFLKKDNREKETKEIESAI, from the coding sequence ATGAGATTAAAAATCACGACCCCTATCGCTAAGAAACTAGAAATTGCCATTTTTCTTTTTTTGAGTGTTGCCTCAGTTCAGGCCTTTGTCCCTAAAAACCAGCAAACCCTGCAACGGGCCCCTGAAGTTGATTTGCGGAAGGCCATAGATGATTTCAATACGTCTGTGGACCTTTCACCCTCTTATTCAAAAAATGATCTTCCGAAAAAATATTTAAACTGGGGACTATACGGTCCTACAAATTCACACATTAATTTGCTAGAAGGTTGGAAGCTTTTCCACAACAAGGGGCACCAAGTTGTGGTTGCCGTTATTGATACAGGTGTTGATATTGAACAGGACCATCTAAAGAATAACATTGTCGTTAAATCAGGCATTATTTCTGTCAGAAATTATGGAAAGGATTTTTCGCAATTGAATAAAAGTGGTCAGATTGTAACATCTGATGAACCAAAAGATACCCATGGGCACGGAACTCATGTTTCAGGTATTATCAAAAGTATTTTTCCAGATGTTAAGCTGCTTCCACTCAAATATTATAATCCGATGGCCAGTGGAAAACAGAGTTTAGACGCTACTATTAAAGCGCTCAATTACGCTGTAAATAATGATGTTGATATCATCAATTACTCGGGTGGAGGCCCTCAAGGAAGTCAAGAAGAGTTAGAAGTTCTGGCCAGAGCTCGGCAAAAAGGGATCTTGATTGTAGCGGCCGCAGGAAATGAGGAATCTAACATTGATAAGGAAAGTGATCACTATTATCCTGCCAGTTATGGACTTGATAATATTATCTCTGTATCTGCGCATAATCAAAGTCTTAAACTTATTAAGGCCTCAAATTATGGCCAAAAAAGTGTTGATCTTTCTGCCCCTGGAGACAGTATAAATTCTTCTCTTGTAGGAAATCGTTCAGGTACACTTACAGGGACCAGTCAGGCCACGGCCTTTGTGACAGGAGTTGCGGCACTTATAAAGGCCAACTATCCACAAGCAACAGCAAAACAACTTAAGGATATTATACGTTCCTCTGCAAAAGTAGAGCCTGGTTTAATTGGAAAGAGTGCTTCGAATGGGCGTTTAGACGTTGCTAGTGCTCTTCGATTTTCTCAGACTTATTTTGAAGGAGAGGAGTTGAAAAAGCGGCAACTGGCCACTGAAAAATTCAATAAGCGTTCACGCGGGCCAGGTAGTATTATCTTTTTAAAAAAAGATAATAGGGAAAAAGAAACGAAGGAAATTGAGAGCGCGATTTAA
- the ruvX gene encoding Holliday junction resolvase RuvX, whose protein sequence is MSENLKNKNIMAIDYGTKITGLAQITFGRDPFPVPFGRLKYTDDLKLCLDIVKIVEDECIDLVVVGLPLFLDGKETKMSQKVTNFINLLKGKINIPIETQNESLSSFEAQERMKNSAAFNFKIDLKRIDEMAATVILEDFIKCQN, encoded by the coding sequence ATGTCAGAAAACTTAAAAAATAAAAACATCATGGCAATTGACTACGGGACGAAAATAACCGGCCTAGCTCAAATAACTTTTGGACGAGATCCATTTCCGGTTCCGTTTGGTAGACTTAAATATACGGATGATTTAAAACTCTGTTTGGATATTGTTAAAATTGTGGAAGACGAGTGTATTGATCTTGTCGTTGTAGGTCTTCCCTTATTTTTAGATGGTAAAGAAACAAAAATGTCCCAAAAAGTAACAAATTTCATCAATCTTCTTAAAGGAAAAATAAATATACCTATTGAGACTCAAAACGAATCTCTTTCTTCATTTGAGGCCCAAGAGAGAATGAAAAACTCAGCTGCTTTTAACTTTAAGATTGATCTTAAAAGAATAGATGAGATGGCCGCGACAGTGATCCTTGAAGATTTCATCAAATGTCAAAATTAA
- a CDS encoding HAMP domain-containing histidine kinase: MNSFNFSTILRNPIPQIFILSIFVVSLFISLHILQLRNSSYQFLKENLNIVQNEVSSNLSLPIKIRNIHEIQQILSRSFITKKSEFLYVIANNGELIFSTPDNSRAYSKQYCDYELNKFNVYYNSEIIAEIFYCFNPKEFLIEFDKTNLLILSILFIFALAYILKVWHTKQTIASKSVIEMIDSINLVGNKYIVDKPSKSYKESEDIISKIYDLLHTINNVNKKLKEKEKQIAVAKLTSQLAHDIRSPLAALDMAAKNISDGSGFNEIVFNSAINRIRDLANELLYNNRKESMQDDKNKVEKVSICSMASTIVSEKRVEFSRLDNVDIHFNISKNGHNSFSKINRNQLSRVLSNLINNSIEARKRNGINVEVSVSSNDLNIYLIIKDNGKGIPFENLEKIFERGKSIGKKNGNGLGLSHAKETVEKFGGELSLYSNIQLGTTITIVLPKSDSPETFVSRINIYEGSLIVLVDDDYSIHEVWKSKIKEKIIYFKTPESFINWFERIENEEIVLIVDFDFKNSELNGIDIVKKLDIKQNVYLSTSHCSNKNVQESCKELGIKLIDKGLIPYIPIHFCSNDSKTLKTILVDDDPLVRMVWDIQAKKKGIEFVSYSNKEEFYSNISTFRKDSPIYIDSSLGEGINGVDIVKDLLNSGYQKVALATGFDKDKFGDLASKIEIRGKEAPW; the protein is encoded by the coding sequence ATGAATTCTTTTAATTTTTCAACCATATTACGAAATCCAATACCCCAAATTTTTATTTTATCTATATTTGTTGTAAGCCTCTTTATATCTCTACATATTTTACAATTAAGAAATTCTTCATACCAATTTTTAAAAGAAAATTTAAATATAGTCCAAAATGAGGTATCAAGTAATTTATCATTACCTATAAAAATTAGAAATATTCATGAGATTCAACAAATATTAAGTAGGTCGTTCATTACGAAGAAATCTGAATTTCTTTATGTAATTGCAAATAACGGCGAACTTATTTTTTCTACCCCTGATAATTCAAGAGCATATTCAAAGCAATATTGTGATTACGAGCTTAATAAGTTTAATGTCTACTATAATTCCGAGATTATAGCTGAGATATTCTATTGTTTTAATCCAAAAGAATTTTTAATAGAATTCGACAAAACAAATTTGCTGATTTTGTCAATACTTTTTATTTTTGCATTAGCTTACATTTTAAAAGTTTGGCATACTAAACAAACAATTGCTTCTAAATCAGTTATTGAAATGATTGATAGTATAAATTTAGTTGGAAATAAATACATTGTTGATAAGCCTTCAAAGTCTTATAAAGAATCAGAAGATATTATTTCAAAAATTTATGATCTACTTCATACAATTAACAATGTTAATAAGAAATTAAAAGAAAAAGAAAAACAAATTGCAGTTGCAAAATTAACTTCTCAATTGGCCCATGACATTCGTTCACCACTAGCAGCATTAGATATGGCGGCAAAAAATATTTCAGATGGTTCTGGTTTTAACGAAATCGTATTTAATTCTGCTATAAATAGGATTCGAGATCTAGCGAATGAACTCTTATATAACAATAGAAAAGAATCTATGCAAGATGATAAGAATAAGGTTGAAAAAGTCTCAATATGCTCAATGGCCAGTACAATTGTATCTGAAAAAAGAGTTGAATTTTCAAGATTAGACAATGTAGACATTCATTTTAATATCTCTAAAAATGGACATAATAGTTTTAGTAAAATTAATAGAAATCAACTTTCACGTGTACTATCTAATTTGATAAATAATTCTATTGAAGCAAGAAAAAGAAATGGAATAAATGTAGAAGTAAGTGTTAGTTCGAATGATTTAAATATTTATCTTATAATAAAAGATAATGGTAAAGGAATACCTTTTGAGAACCTAGAAAAAATATTTGAAAGAGGGAAATCAATCGGAAAAAAGAACGGAAATGGACTTGGCTTAAGCCATGCTAAAGAAACTGTTGAAAAGTTTGGAGGTGAGCTTTCTTTATATTCAAATATCCAATTGGGAACGACGATCACAATCGTTTTACCTAAATCGGATTCACCAGAAACATTTGTTTCTAGAATCAATATATATGAAGGTTCACTAATTGTGCTTGTAGATGACGATTACTCAATACACGAAGTCTGGAAATCAAAAATCAAAGAAAAAATAATCTACTTTAAAACACCAGAATCATTTATTAATTGGTTCGAAAGAATTGAAAATGAAGAAATAGTTTTAATAGTTGATTTCGATTTTAAAAATAGTGAACTTAATGGGATTGATATTGTTAAAAAATTGGACATCAAACAAAATGTATATCTTTCGACAAGTCACTGTTCAAATAAAAATGTCCAAGAATCATGCAAAGAACTAGGCATCAAATTAATTGATAAGGGCCTCATACCATATATTCCTATACATTTTTGTTCAAATGATTCAAAAACACTCAAAACAATACTTGTTGATGATGATCCTTTAGTAAGAATGGTGTGGGATATACAAGCTAAGAAAAAAGGAATCGAATTTGTAAGTTATTCTAATAAAGAAGAATTCTATTCAAATATTTCAACCTTCAGAAAAGATTCTCCAATATACATTGACTCTTCTCTTGGTGAAGGTATTAACGGAGTAGATATTGTCAAAGATCTTCTCAATTCTGGTTATCAAAAAGTTGCTCTTGCAACTGGTTTTGATAAAGATAAGTTCGGAGACTTAGCTTCAAAAATCGAAATTCGAGGAAAAGAAGCTCCCTGGTAG